The proteins below come from a single Bombus pyrosoma isolate SC7728 linkage group LG10, ASM1482585v1, whole genome shotgun sequence genomic window:
- the LOC122571778 gene encoding heterogeneous nuclear ribonucleoprotein 87F-like isoform X1 yields MDHETTRSFRGLLLLLLITVASAAPATEELSTAVISSNEEDTTLSTELKPPPYPQKEEHQYMVFIINLFGLKNASGETSEEMFENEVIQRVPELADPLATVLLILEVDDNEEDTGVPVDLDEVADELRDKEGLNVEKMNNTGEAKLIKVKLYKNDKESLYPFKTKLNELSKSRKRRTLCVKCGGGGYPGGGLGGGFGGGGGFGGGGGFGGGGGLGGGGGGYPGGGYNKGGCGSGGCGGGGYPGGGGGGYPGGGGYPGGGGGGYPGGGGGGYPGGGGGGYPGGGGGYPGGGGHSGGGYGGHPNSGGGYQKIDTIPVIVIPVAGGGYPSGGGGCSTCGGGGNSYASASAKAGSSWGK; encoded by the exons ATGGATCACGAAACAACTAGGAGTTTTAGGGGCTTGCTCCTACTTCTCCTTATTACAGTCGCATCGGCTGCACCAGCTACAG AAGAATTATCGACTGCAGTAATATCTTCCAATGAGGAGGATACTACTTTATCGACCGAGCTTAAGCCTCCTCCTTATCCGCAAAAAGAAGAGCACCAGTATATGGTTTtcattataaatctttttgGATTGAAAAATGCTAGTGGTGAAACTTCTgaagaaatgtttgaaaatgaaGTCATTCAACGTGTTCCAGAGCTAGCAG atCCATTGGCAACTGTACTACTAATCCTCGAGGTAGACGACAATGAGGAAGACACTGGTGTACCAGTGGATCTGGATGAAGTTGCAGATGAATTACGAGATAAAGAGGGTTTGAATgttgaaaaaatgaataataccGGTGAAGCTAAACTTATTAAAGTGAagctttataaaaatgataaagaaagCTTATATCCattcaaaacaaaattaaatgaattaagcAAAAGTCGTAAGCGGAGAACATTGTGCGTCAAGTGTGGGGGAGGCGGATATCCTGGTGGTGGACTTGGAGGCGGATTCGGAGGTGGCGGCGGATTTGGAGGTGGCGGAGGATTCGGAGGTGGTGGTGGATTAGGTGGTGGTGGAGGAGGATATCCTGGAGGAGGATACAACAAAGGCGGCTGCGGGTCTGGAGGATGTGGAGGAGGGGGCTATCCtggtggaggaggaggtggatATCCTGGCGGAGGTGGATATCCTGGTGGAGGTGGAGGTGGATATCCTGGTGGAGGTGGAGGTGGATATCCtggtggaggaggaggtggatACCCTGGTGGTGGAGGAGGATACCCTGGAGGAGGAGGACATAGCGGAGGAGGCTACGGAGGTCATCCCAACAGCGGAGGAG GATATCAAAAAATAGATACTATACCCGTTATTGTTATACCGGTTGCAGGCGGTGGATATCCATCTGGCGGCGGTGGTTGCAGCACATG tGGCGGTGGTGGAAATTCATATGCTTCAGCTTCGGCGAAAGCAGGTTCCAGCTG GGGGAAATAA
- the LOC122571778 gene encoding FAM10 family protein At4g22670-like isoform X2 produces the protein MDHETTRSFRGLLLLLLITVASAAPATEELSTAVISSNEEDTTLSTELKPPPYPQKEEHQYMVFIINLFGLKNASGETSEEMFENEVIQRVPELADPLATVLLILEVDDNEEDTGVPVDLDEVADELRDKEGLNVEKMNNTGEAKLIKVKLYKNDKESLYPFKTKLNELSKSRKRRTLCVKCGGGGYPGGGLGGGFGGGGGFGGGGGFGGGGGLGGGGGGYPGGGYNKGGCGSGGCGGGGYPGGGGGGYPGGGGYPGGGGGGYPGGGGGGYPGGGGGGYPGGGGGYPGGGGHSGGGYGGHPNSGGGGGYPSGGGGCSTCGGGGNSYASASAKAGSSWGK, from the exons ATGGATCACGAAACAACTAGGAGTTTTAGGGGCTTGCTCCTACTTCTCCTTATTACAGTCGCATCGGCTGCACCAGCTACAG AAGAATTATCGACTGCAGTAATATCTTCCAATGAGGAGGATACTACTTTATCGACCGAGCTTAAGCCTCCTCCTTATCCGCAAAAAGAAGAGCACCAGTATATGGTTTtcattataaatctttttgGATTGAAAAATGCTAGTGGTGAAACTTCTgaagaaatgtttgaaaatgaaGTCATTCAACGTGTTCCAGAGCTAGCAG atCCATTGGCAACTGTACTACTAATCCTCGAGGTAGACGACAATGAGGAAGACACTGGTGTACCAGTGGATCTGGATGAAGTTGCAGATGAATTACGAGATAAAGAGGGTTTGAATgttgaaaaaatgaataataccGGTGAAGCTAAACTTATTAAAGTGAagctttataaaaatgataaagaaagCTTATATCCattcaaaacaaaattaaatgaattaagcAAAAGTCGTAAGCGGAGAACATTGTGCGTCAAGTGTGGGGGAGGCGGATATCCTGGTGGTGGACTTGGAGGCGGATTCGGAGGTGGCGGCGGATTTGGAGGTGGCGGAGGATTCGGAGGTGGTGGTGGATTAGGTGGTGGTGGAGGAGGATATCCTGGAGGAGGATACAACAAAGGCGGCTGCGGGTCTGGAGGATGTGGAGGAGGGGGCTATCCtggtggaggaggaggtggatATCCTGGCGGAGGTGGATATCCTGGTGGAGGTGGAGGTGGATATCCTGGTGGAGGTGGAGGTGGATATCCtggtggaggaggaggtggatACCCTGGTGGTGGAGGAGGATACCCTGGAGGAGGAGGACATAGCGGAGGAGGCTACGGAGGTCATCCCAACAGCGGAGGAG GCGGTGGATATCCATCTGGCGGCGGTGGTTGCAGCACATG tGGCGGTGGTGGAAATTCATATGCTTCAGCTTCGGCGAAAGCAGGTTCCAGCTG GGGGAAATAA